One window of Serinus canaria isolate serCan28SL12 chromosome 3, serCan2020, whole genome shotgun sequence genomic DNA carries:
- the FAM120B gene encoding constitutive coactivator of peroxisome proliferator-activated receptor gamma isoform X2, whose amino-acid sequence MGVRGLQGFVARACPGACQTVDLREMAEKHRIDHPGCPAVIVVDAMSCVSRWYTPEFWVCGGQWREYLAILEDFINAFKAAGIKLVFYFDGVVEETKRDEWIKRRMKNTQETARLFQYIKNYRQQPGKEMFVLPSALPTFTRYALKSLGQKTVCTLQEADFEVAAYGLQNNCIGILGQDSDYLIYDTCPYLSIENLRLDRLVTVMYSREVLCRVLGISLTHLPLFACLLGNDIVPESMLEGFWNKCLIKSPPRISSRNGRTNILMSVANYISKIPCSYSSLKRLEEILPLGSDKTLLCRGVNSYLLPGQRSPWIPPNEINCQTLSLQQQSALCQDKEIFQLAKEQHIQSENYSIFNILCHGEIDCSNSLEDDYDTEIPGQALIYRPARQHIYSILLESGKGGTCPLVKEWFVYFGNPLKQPDLIQPVQPSVPGGTPNLKTLWLAKGPDVEKQRYSTFLACFHLQDEMEELQALEAPVAGFCCLVAYLMMQVSSLSLEDLNAFLALILCLKGKSAAQLTGLQLAQVESRAVHLGAVLIRGLTTLLMANSACGFPFRMDDLMPWGVFDGKLFQEKYQKAHQGCSVEELLEGNVEDQDIHMRGSITCLLSKEFMSTSGKWDGRIIATGITFVFSGFRLFL is encoded by the exons ATGGGTGTTAGAGGCTTGCAGGGATTTGTGGCAAGAGCCTGCCCTGGTGCGTGCCAAACGGTAGATctgagagaaatggcagaaaaacaTCGCATTGATCATCCTGGTTGCCCAGCTGTTATCGTGGTAGATGCCATGAGTTGTGTTAGCCGCTGGTACACACCAGAATTCTGGGTGTGCGGTGGCCAGTGGCGGGAGTACCTTGCCATTTTAGAGGATTTTATCAATGCTTTTAAGGCAGCCGGTATCAAGTTGGTGTTCTACTTCGACGGGGTGGTAGAAGAGACAAAGAGAGATGAGTGGATCAAACGGAGGATGAAGAATACTCAGGAAACAGCCAGATTATTTCAGTATATCAAGAATTACAGGCAACAGCCagggaaagaaatgtttgttcttccttcagctctgcctACTTTTACACGTTATGCCCTAAAATCACTCGGTCAAAAAACAGTCTGCACGTTGCAAGAGGCAGACTTTGAGGTGGCTGCATATGGTTTGCAGAACAACTGTATAGGAATTCTGGGGCAAGATAGTGACTACCTCATCTATGACACATGTCCCTACTTGTCCATTGAGAACCTCCGTTTGGACAGACTGGTCACTGTTATGTACTCTCGAGAAGTTCTTTGCCGTGTGCTGGGTATTAGTTTGACACACCTTCCTCTCTTTGCGTGCTTGCTTGGCAATGATATTGTTCCAGAAAGCATGTTGGAAGGCTTTTGGAACAAATGTTTAATCAAAAGTCCCCCCAGGATTAGCAGCCGCAACGGAAGAACAAATATACTGATGTCTGTAGCAAATTACATCTCAAAAATTCCATGCTCGTACAGCAGCCTGAAACGCTTGGAAGAGATTCTACCTCTGGGATCAGACAAGACGTTGCTCTGCAGAGGAGTGAACTCCTATCTTTTGCCTGGGCAGCGGTCTCCATGGATTCCTCCTAATGAAATAAACTGTCAAACGTTATCCCTGCAACAACAATCAGCTCTCTGTCAAGATAAAGAAATCTTTCAG TTAGCTAAAGAACAGCATATCCAATCTGAAAATTATTCGATCTTCAATATCCTGTGTCATGGAGAGATTGACTGCAGCAACTCCTTGGAGGATGACTATGATACAGAGATTCCTGGACAGGCACTTATCTACCGCCCTGCCCGTCAGCATATTTATTCTATCTTGTTGGAATCTGGAAAAG gTGGAACCTGTCCTTTGGTAAAAGAGTGGTTTGTCTATTTTGGAAATCCTCTCAAGCAGCCGGACCTGATACAACCTGTGCAACCTTCTGTTCCAG GTGGAACACCTAATTTGAAAACACTGTGGCTTGCCAAGGGGCCTGACGTGGAGAAGCAACGGTATAGTACATTTCTGGCATGCTTTCACCTTCAAGATGAGATGGAAGAACTCCAAGCTCTGGAAGCACCTGTTGCAGGATTCTGCTGCTTGGTGGCCTATCTTATGATGCAG GTCAGTAGCCTCTCTCTGGAAGACTTAAATGCATTTCTGGCACTCATTCTCTGCTTGAAAGGGAAATCAGCAGCTCAACTGACAGGCCTGCAG CTTGCACAGGTAGAATCCAGGGCTGTACATCTGGGTGCTGTCCTTATCCGTGGCCTTACGACGTTGCTCATGGCCAACAGTGCCTGTGGCTTTCCATTCAGGATGGATGATCTGATGCCTTGGGGAGTGTTTGATGGAAaactttttcaagaaaaataccAGAAGGCACACCAAGGCTGCTCTGTGGAAGAACTTTTGGAAGGCAAT